CTTCGCCGGATACGATTCCGGTGTCGCTGCCGGCGGAACAGAACCGGGGCCCTCAGCGATTGAGCGTGTGGATCGCGAGGTCCTGTTCGTTGGCCGCGGCTTCCTCGATCGACTCGGAGAGCGTCGGGTGGGGGTGTATCGATTCCGCGAGTTCACCCGCTGACAGGCCTGCCTCGACGGCGAGCGTGATCTCGGAAATCAGCTCCGAGGCCTCCGGACCCACGACCTGACCGCCGAGCACGACGCCGCCGTCCCCGCACACGAGACGGACGAACCCCTCGGTATGTCCGATCGTGAGTGCACGTCCGCTGGCGCGCATCGGGAACTCGCCGACCGACACGGCGTGGTCGGTCTCTTCGGCCTCCGCTTCGGTCAGCCCGACCGTCGCGATCTCCGGGGACGTGAACGCGACGGCGGGGATCGCCCGATCCACGGCCGAGGAATCCCGGCCGGCGATCTCGGCGGCGGCGATTTCCCCCTCCGTCGCGCCGGCGTGCGCGAGCATCGGTTCGCCCGCCACGTCGCCGACGGCGAACACGTGATCGACGGCCGTGCGCCCGTACTCGTCCGTTCGAACGAATCCGTCCTCGTCCGGTTCGATGCCGATCCGGCCGAGGTCAATCGTGTCCGTCACGGGGGTCCGACCCACCGCGACCAGCACCGCGTCCGCCTCGTACTCCCGCCGGTCGCCGCTGTCGACGTCCTCCGTCGTGACCGCGACACCCCGGTCGGTGGGATGACACTCAGAAGCGAGTTCGCCGTAGTTCGTCTCGATCCCGAGCTCCGACGCCGCCGACGCGACCGGCGCGACCAGATCCGGGGAGAACGCTGGCATCATCGAATCGAGCGCCTCGACGACCGTGACCTCGACGCCGAGTTTCGCGAACAGCGTCGAGAGTTCCATCCCGATGTACCCCGCACCGACGACCACGAGACTGTCCGGAAGTTCGTCGAGCGCCAGCGCTCCCTTGGCATCGAGCACTTCGGGTCGATGAAACTCGAACCCCGGGAGTTCGATGGGACGGCTGCCCGTCGCCACGACGGCGTACTCGAACGTGAGCCGCTCGGACTCGCCGTTCGGCCCCTCGATGCGGGCCGAGTGCTCGTCCTCGAACGCCGCGCGTCCGTTCACGAGCGAGACGCGGTTGGCCTTGCAGAGTTTCTCGACGCTCCGGTTCATGTTTCCGACGACGTCGTCCTTCCACTCGACCATCCGCTGGAAGTCGACGTCGACGTCGGCCGAGATCCCCATCTGAGAGCCCGTCCGCGCGTCGTGGGCGACGTTCGCCGCCGAGAGCAGCGCCTTCGAGGGGATACAGCCGCGGTTGAGACAGGTCCCGCCCAGGGCGTGCATCTCGACGAGCGTCACGTCGAGGTCGTACTGCGCCGCGCGGATCGCGGCGACGTACCCCGCGGGACCGCCGCCCACGACGAGGACCTCCGTGTCGAAGCGCTCACTCATCGACTTCCTCGACAGCCTCCTCGACGTCCCGCCACGAGAGGCGCGGGTTCCGTGCGGCGCTGGTCTGATCGATGCGCGCCGCGGCGGTCGTCGTGGGAGCCGCAGCGAGTTCCTCGGGCGTCTTCTGGCTCGCCGCCGTGAACGCGTCCGCCAGCACGTCGAGTTGGTCCTTGCTCAGCGCCTCCGTGGGCTCGGTCATCAGCGCCTCGTCGACGATTTCCGGCCACTTGGTCGTCGGCGGGTGCACCGCCTCGTCGAGCATCCCCTTGGCGAACTCCGCCGCGTCGACGTCGCCGGCGCTGGCGACGAACTCGTGATGGAACGGCCCGTACGGGACGTCGAGATCGATCTGTGAGGCGAGGTAGTTCGCGTTCAGGACGGCCATCGCAGAGGTGTCCTTCAGTCCGGCGTCACCGAGCCGGGAGATGTACGCGTAGGTCTTCAGAAGCACCAGCCAGTTGCCGTGGAAGCCGTGGACCTTCCCGACGCTCTCAGGGGGCTCGGAGAACTCGAACGAGCCGTCGTCGGCCTCGCGGACGTGCGGGTCGGGGAGGAACTCCGTGAGTTCGTCCACGACGCCGATCGGTCCGGCCCCCGGACCGCCGCCGCCGTGTGGCGACGCGAACGTCTTGTGCACGTTGTAGTGCATGATGTCGAAGCCCATATCGCCGGGACGCGCACGGCCGAGCAGCGCGTTGAGGTTCGCGCCGTCGTAGTAGAGCAGGCCGCCCGCGTCGTGGACGATCTCGGCGATCTCTTCGATGTCGCGCTCGAAGAGCCCCAGCGTGTTCGGGTTCGTCAGCATCAACGCCGCCGTCGACTCCCCGACGGCCTCTTCGAGCGCGTCGACGGGGACGCGCCCGTCCTCGTCGCTCGGAAGTTCGACGACGTCGTAGCCGGCCATCGCGGCGCTCGCGAAGTTCGTCCCGTGGGCCGATGCAGGTACGATCACCTCCCGGCGGTCGTCGTCTTCGTCGTTCGAGCGGTGATAGGCGCGCGCCACGAGCAGGCCGGTGAACTCCCCGGCCGCCCCGGCGGGCGGTTGCAGCGTCACCGCGTCCATCCCGCCGATCTCCGCCAGGTACTCCTGGAGTCCGTGGAGGACTGCGAGGGTGCCCTGCGCGTACTCGTCGGGGCGGTCCGGATGGATCGCGCCGTCTTCCAGCGCGGCGACGTCCTCGGTGAACTTCGGGTTGTACTTCATCGTACAGCTCCCCAGCGGGTACGGCCCGTGTTCGACCGAGTAGTTCATCTGCGAGAGCCGCGTGTAGTGGCTCGCGACCTCGGGTTCGGCCGGTTCCGGCAGCGTCAGTTCGTCGCGGACCAGTTCGTCGGGCAGATCGACGTCGTCGTGGGTGACGGTCTCCGTCCGCTTCTCCGAGAGGAGCGGTTCGTTGACCGCCTCGCCGCTCTCGGTCTCCCGCTCCCAGGTGGCCTGTCGGTAGTTCATGCCAGCACCTCCCGAACGGCCGCGACCAGATCGTCCAACGCGCCGCTGTTGGTCTCCGTCACGCACACCTGGATCTCGAACTCACCGACCTCGTGGACGAGGAAGCCCTGCTCGGCCAGTTCCGACACCACCTCGGCTGCGGGACGGTCCGTGCGCGCGACGAACTCGCGGAAGTGGTGGCGGTCGTCGACCGGCGCCGAGACGCCGTCGACGTCGTCGAGTCGGGCGGCAGCCTCAGCGGCCGTCGTCACGGACTCCTCGGCGAGGGCTGAAAGGCCCGACGCGCCGAGCGACGCGATGTGGATCGCCGTTCGGAGCGCGACCCACGCCTGGTTCGTACAGATGTTCGACGTGGCCCGCTCTTTCCGGATGTGCTGTTCTCGGGTCTGGAGGGTCAGGGTGTAGGCACGCCGTCCGTCGGCCGTCTCGCTCGTCCCCACGAGCCGGCCGGGGGCTTGCCGCAGATACGACTCCGTGACGGCGAACAGGCCGAGTCCCATCCCGTGACTGGCCGAGAGCCCGAGTACGCTCGCGTCGCCGACGACGATGTCGGCACCCACCGCGGCCGGTTCTTGGAGGAGCGCCAGTGCGACCGGATCGGAGCCGAGGCAGAACGCCGCCTCGTGGTCGTCCGCGAGCGTCGCGACCGCCGACAGCCGCTCTTCGATCGCGCCCCCGGTCGTCGGCGATTCGGCGTACACCATCACGACGTCGTCGTCGATCAGTTCCGCGAGCGCGTCGAGGTCGGCGTTGCCGTCGGCGAGCGGATACGTCTCCACCGCCAACTCCGCGCCGTCGGCGTAGTTCTCCAACACGCTGCGTCGCTCCGAGCGGATGGTCTCGGGGACGAGGACGCGCGACCCGCTGGTGTCTCTGACCCGGGCCGAAAGCGTTGCTGCCTCGCCGAGTGCGGTCGCGGCGTCGTACATCGAACAGTTCGCGACCGGGAGCCCGGTCAGTTCGACGATCATCGACTGGAACTCGAAGAGCGCCTGGAGGAATCCCTGCGAGGTCTCCGGTTGATACTGCGTGTAGGAGGTCAGAAACTCCGAGCGCAGCGAGAGGTAGTCGACGACCGACGGCACGTAGTGGTCGTAGTGGCCGCGACCGAGGAACTCGGTCCGGTCGGCGTTCCGCCCGAGCAGCTCCTCGATTTCGGTCACGACCTCGAACTCCGACTTCGCCTCGATGTCGAAGTCGCCGTCGAACGCGACCGCCTCCGGAACGTCGAACAGTTCTTCCACGCTTTCGGCACCGATGGCCGAGAGCATCTCCTCTACTTCCTGTGGCGTCTGCGGGGCGAAGGGACTCGATTCGTCGAGTTCGTGCGTCCGGTCCGCCTCGTCGTGCTGTATTCGTTGCATTGTCGTTATTCGATCTGCTCGCGGTAGTCGGTTGCGCCGAGCGCCTCGTCGGGTACCGCTCCGTCGATCTCGAAGAGCCACCCCTCGCCGTACGGATCGGTGTTGAGCAGTTCCGGCTGATCGAGCACGCCGTCGTTCGTCGCGGTCACCGCCCCCGTGACGGGCGTGTAGATGTCCGAGACCGCCTTGATGCTCTCGACGACGGCGCAGGCGTCTCCGCTGTCGAGGGACTCGCCCTCCGCCGGGAGTTCGACGAACACGACGTCGCCGAGTTCGTCCTGCGCGAAGTCGGTGATTCCGATGCGCAGGGCGTCCCCGCTGTCGTCGATCCATTCGTGTGAGTCGGTGTACCGTAATTCGTCGGGCGTCTCGTGCGTCATTGGTGCTGGGATTCGTCGGGGTTGTCGTTCGTCATTTGCACTAGTGTGTGTTCGGTCCGGGTTACTCGCCGCACGATTCGAGGAACGGCGTGTCGACGACGGTCGCGTCGACGGTCCGGTCGCGGATCGAGACGGCCAGTTCGGTGCCCGAAGCAGCGGAACCGGCGTCGACGTAGCCGAGTGCGATCGGAATTTCGAGTGTGGGACTCATCGTGCCGCTGGTCACCTGCCCGACGTCGTCGCCGTCGGCGACGATCCGGTGTCCGTGACGGGCGATCGCCCGCTCCTCGAGCCGCAGTCCGACGATCCGCTCGTCGACTCCCTCGTCTCGGGCCTGCTCGAGGGCCGACCGGCCGACGAACTCCTCGTCGCCGAAGTCGACGACGAAGCCGATTCCCGCCTCGAAGGGGTCGTGCGGTTCGTCCTCGGGGTGGAAGTCCTGTCCCGAGAGCAGCAATCCCGCTTCGAGCCGGAGCGTGTCCCTGGCTCCGAGCCCGCAGCGCCGGACGTCGTCGAATCGCCGATCGATCGCCGTCGCCTCGTTGCCGGGGAAAATGATCTCGACGCCGTCCTCACCCGTGTATCCCGTGCGTGCCACGAGACACTCGACGTCGCCGATCGCCGTCTCCGTCGTCGTGAACGGCTCCAACGCGTCGATCTGCTCGTCCGCCTCGGCGTCGACACGGTCGACTGCCTCGGGCCCCTGGACCGCGATCATTCCGAGTTCGGCGGTCCGGTTCGCGAGCGTGACATCGAGACTCCAGCGGTCGGCGTGCTCGCGCAACCGATCGTACATCGCCTCGTCGTGTCCGGCGTTCGGAACGACGATGTACTCGCTTTCGACCGGGTGATCGTACACGACGATGTCGTCGAGGATGACGCCATCGGATCGGAGGAAAGACGAGTACAGCGCGTCGCCCGGTTCGAGACCGCGCACGTCACTCGGGGTGAGTCGGTGTAACAGCGTCTCCGCTTCGGGTCCGTCGACGGCCAATTGGCCCATATGACTCACGTCGAACAGTCCGACGCCCTCCCGAACGGCCCGGTGTTCCTCGCGGATGGAGTCGAACGAGACCGGCATCTCCCACCCGCCGAAGTCGGTGAAGTCCGCGCCCGCCCGGCAGTGGGATTCGTACAGCGGTGTTTGCTTCGATGACACACCGATTACTACACAACTGCAAGTATTTATACGTTTATTACCCAAATAATAATGTATTCGTTGAATTCTAATCGGATATTTTTCGTTATACGTGAATCTACACGGCCGGCAGCCGGACTGAATCGGCCCCTCGATCCGGGCGGGTAGTCGAAACAGATCAGTGCGTGGAGTCCGCTCCGCGCGGAGTAGTGGGACCAAGACCGATTCGAGCGCAGTATCGCTTGCAGGCCCGCTTCCGTCGCGGGCGAGGTACCTTTCGCCTCTGCGGAAGCCGTGATTCGGACTTTGTCGTGATTCTGGACCGCTTTCGTGTACGATTCAAATTCCATCCAGTTCCACTGCAACTTTTCTCAATTCTCTCCCCGACGAGAGCGGGTCTGCCGCGACTCACGCTTCCAAGGGTGACTGAAAATTCGGTTCTCGTGAATATTTATATACCTCCGCTCCCAACGACCGAGCGTGCCAGACCACGGACGCGAACTGACGACGACCGCCACCTCGCTCCGGATCCTCGACGCGATCGACCGGTTGGAGGGGGCTCGGATGAGCGAGATCGCCGGGGAACTAGACCTGGCTAACAGTACCGTCCACGCGCACCTGACGACGCTCCGGAACCACGAACTCGTCGTGAAGGAGGGCAACGAGTTCTACCTGGGCATCAAGCTCTTCCACCTCGGCGAGCAGGCGCGGCACCGGAAACCCGAGTACGAGATCGTCCGACGGCACGCCCACGAACTGAGCAATCGGCTCAACGAGGAGGTCGCCTTCGCCATCACCGAGCACGGGCGGTCGGTCATCATCTTCGACGAGAACAACGACCCCGCGAAAGAGGGGTTCCAGGTGGGCCGGTACTTCCATATGCACAACTCTGCGAGCGGGAAAGCGATGCTCGCGGAGTTCTCCCGCGAGCGCGTCGAGGAAGTCCTGGAGCGGTGGGGACTGCCCGCGGAGACCGAAAACACGATCCGGAGCGCCGACGAACTCTACGAAGAACTGGAACGGACCCGCGAGCGAGGCTACTCGCTCAACCGACAGGAGGCCCTCGAAGGACTGATGGCCGTCGGAATGGCGATCACGAATCCCGACGGGAGCGTCCTGGGATCGCTCGACGTGTCGGGGCCGCCGTACCGCCTCTCCGAAGAACAGATCGTCCCGGAGTTACGCGAGACGGTAACGCAGATCGAACGCGAAATCGCCTCTCGTACGGAACCGAGTGAATCGGCTCAGTAGTCGTGAATCGGGTCGTCGTCGTCGGTGACGGCCTTGATGTAGCCCAGTTTGTCGTAGGCGATCCACTCTTCGACGTACTTCCACTCGCCGTCGACCTTCTGGATGAGGCAGTTCGCGATCCCGAGGTTCTCTTCCATCGTCTTCCCGGTCGGCGGCCCGTACTCGGTCGGCCCGGTGTTCTCGGCGGTGATCGTCCGCACCATCGAGGTGTAGTAGCCGTCTTCGGGATTGCCCTCCCAGATGATCTTCTCGATGTTCATCTCGGTTTCGGGGAAGGCGTTCAACCGCGCCAGGGTGTCTTCGACGAGCGCCTCGGAGCCGACGATGTCTCCCTCGCCGCCGTGGACGACAACGTCGTCGTCGTAGTACTCGTAGATCTTGCCGACGAGTTTGTCGTCCCAGATCTCTCGGGTGCTCTGTCGGATCATCCGCTCGACGTCGAGTTCGTCGGCCGTCCGCCAGTCTTCGGTCATCGCCGCTCTCCTCGTGGGGAAGTCGCTGTCCGGAAGTCGGTGCCTGCATCGAACGTCGCCGTCGCGTGTCGGCTTGGTTGTCGCACTGAATGAACCCTCATCGAGAAGTCTCCATCGTAGATGTTAAATATTCCGCTCGGGTCGTCTTCCGGGCCGCAGCGTCCGTCGGGAGTCCGCCCCACGAGTCGTCGTCAGCCGTCTCCCCTCAGAAGTACTGCTGATCGTTGCGGAGTCGCTCGAAGACGTCGACGCCCATCTGTTGGAGCAGGTCGATCTTGTCGATGAGGACCCAGTTCTCGGCGAGTTTGTCGCCCTCGCGACGCCAGAAGTCCATCACCCGCATACCGACCGGTTCGTCGGTCGCCGGGAGCCCCATCCACCCGTCGCCGAGGTGCGTCGCCTCGACCGACGGCCATCCCGTCGAGGCGCAGTAGTTACCCTCGGCGAACCGAGCGACGTGGTCGCCGCCCTCGCGGTCGGGGAAGGCTTCGAGGAAGGGTGCCTGGTGGTACTCCTGGAAGCCGTCGATTCCGCGGGTCGTTCCGGTCCCCGCCGGTCCGTACCACATGAAGTCCTCGTGCCAGAACTTCTCGAGGCCCATCCCGTCGAGACCCTCCTCCTCGTAGTCGTGGAGGCCGTCGATCATCCCCTCGACCACCTGGAGCGTCTTTTCGGACGCCTCGTCGTCCTGTTCGTCGAGGAGGACGCCGTCCTGCGTCGTCGGCCCGGGGATGACGACCTCCGGAGCGAGCGCGGGCACGAACTGGTAGCCCGCCTGCCGCATCACGTCGAGGACGTCGACGAGCAAGCGGGTCTCGGCGATCTTGCCGTCCACGACGCGGTGGAACTCGCCGTACCGGAGCCACGTCGCGTGTCCGGTCGCGGGAATGTCCAGCCAGTCGTTCTCGAACGTCCCGACCAGGTTGCCGGCCGCACAGACCCACTCGCCGCCCTCGAACTCGCCGGCGAACAGGATGTAGTCGTTCTTTTCGAGATCCGGGAACGATTCGAGGAGCGGCCCCCAGTACGCGTCGGCGATCGCGTCGGGTCCTTCTACCGCGTTGATCGGTTCCGGGCCGTGCCACTCGGCGTCGGCGTGGTAGTAGTCGGTGAGGAGGTCACCGACGTTCTCCGCGCTCGCGCCGTGGATCTCCTGGGAAAACTCGTGGACTAACCGCTTGCGTTCCGTGGTCATATAACTCACCTAAGCTGGTGCGTAACACAGACAAATAAGTGTCGGTCAGAAGTCGGTGTGAGGCGTCGCGGAGGCAATCAGGGGGGAACGGGACGTACTCGTGGCGTCTCGTGCGCGGCGGCTCACCCGGAATGAGGGCGATTCGAGCCGAGTTGTGGTGGTAGCTAGACGCTCGCTTCTGGACCCCGCGACAGGTCCCGGTTTGGACCCGTCACGGCGTCCCCGTCCACCGAACCGATTCCGGATTGTTCCGGAGCCGTTCGAAGACGTCGACGCCGAACTGCTCGAGGAGGTCGATCGTATCGATGAACACCCAGTTCTCCGCCAGCAGGTCTCCCTCCCGCCGCCAGAAGTCGATGACGCGGAAGGTTACTGTCTCACCGGTGCTCGGGAGGCCAAACAAGCCGTCCCCGCGATGCGTGGCTTCACCGCTCGGCCACGCCGTCCACGCACAGTAGTCACCTTCGGCAACACGGATGGCGTTCCCCCCGGTTCCGCGGTCGGGGAAGGCTTCCAGCCACGGCCCTTGGTGGAACTCCTGAAACCCGTCGACGCCACGGGTGGTACCGATCCCCGCCGGGCCGTACCACATAAAGTCCGTATGCCAGTACGCATCCATATCCATAACATCCAGATTCTCCCCATCGTACGAACCGAGCCCCTCGAAGATCATATCCTCAACCATCTGGAGGGTCTGTTCGGAATCTGATTCTTCCTGCTCGTCAAATAGGAGTCCGTCCTGTGTTGCTGGGCCTGGTCGAACGACTTCGGGCGCAAGTGCCGGGATAAATCGGTAACCCGCCTGTCGCATCACATCAAGCACGTCAAACAGCATCCGCGTCTCTGCTATTTTCCCGTCCACTACGCGATAGAGTGCACCGTACTGGATCCAAGTCGTACGCCCGGTTGCAGGGATGTCGAGCCAGTCTTCATCAAACGTCCCGATAAGCGTCCCTGCCGCACTGACCCACTGCTCGCCTTCGAACTCACCCTCGAGGAGGATGTAGTCGTTCTTTTCGAGGTCGGGAAACGCAGTCAAGAGTGGTTCCCAGCATCCTTGGGCTATCGATTCGACACCGTTCAACTCGTTGAGTGGCTCAGGGCCGTACCACCCCGCGTCATCGTGGTAGAACTCCCCGAGGAGGTCATCGACACTCCCCGCCGTCACGTCGTGGATGGACTGTGAGAACTCGTGGACTACTTGCTTACGTTCAGCTGCCATATGATTCAGTCTCGACTAAGAGAATCGCTCACACGCAGAAATAACTACCGCACGGGGTGGTGCGTCCGAGCGCGTGCTTTCGCCAAGTTATGGCGCGGAGGACCGCCGAACAGACCGTGGATTCTCGCGGAGGCGTTCAAACACGTCGACACCGAGCTGGTTGAGCAGGTCGATCATATCGATGAACACCCAGTTCTCTGCGAGGAGATCCCCCTCTCGCCGCCAAACGTCGATGACGCGCATATCTGTCGAATTCCCAGTCGCTGGCAATCCCAGCCAGCCGTCGCCGAGGTGGGTCCCCACGACGGCGGGCCATCCGGTCGAGGCACAGAAGTTCCCCTCGGCGATACGCGAGTCGTGATGCCCGACCTCCCGATCGGGGAACGCCCGCAGGAACGGGTTCTGATGGAACTCTTGGAACCCGTCGATCCCGCGGGTACTGCCGATCCCTGCGGGGCCGTACCACATAAAGTCCTCGTGCCAGTACCGTTCCATCCCCATATTCTCGAGGCCTTCTTCCTCGTAGGAGTTCAGGCCGTCGAACAGCATCCCTTCGACCAGTTCCATCGTCTGCTGGGTGTCTTCCTCGTCCTGTTCGTCGAGGAGGATCCCGTCTTGGGTCGTCGGCCCCGGGATGACTACTTCGGGGGCCAGTGACGGAACGAACTGATAGCCGGCCTGTCGAAGCACGTCCAGCACGTCGACGATGGTTCGGGTCTCGGCGATTTTCCCGTCCTCGAACCGGTGGAACTCGCCGTAGCGGATCCACGTGGCGTGACCCGTCGCGGGGATGTCGAGCCAGTCGTTCTCGAACGTGCCCACGAGATTGCCGGTCGCACAGACCCATTCGTCGCCCTCGAACTCGCCGCCGAAGAGCACGTAGTCGTTCTTTTCGAGGTCCGGGAACGCCTTCAGCAGGGGCTCCCAGAACTCGGACACCAGTTCACTCCTGCCGGTGAGCGTGTCGATCGGTGCCGGACCGTGCCACTGGACGTCCTCGTGGACGTACTCGGCGACCAAGTCGTCGACGTCTTCGTGAGTCGTTTCGTGAACGGCACGGGAGAATTCGTGTGCTGTCTGTTTGTTTTCCACTCTGGTTGATGACATAGCTTTCACCGATCGGATAAGCCTCGGCGCGAGTTACTCAAAATACTATCGGTGACGCGGGCAGTCAGAAGCATTGTTTCTCCTTCCGAACACGCTCGAAGACGTCGACGCCGAGTTGCTCCAGAAGGTGGATCATATCGATGAACACCCAGTTCTCCGCCAGCAGGTCGCCTTCGCGACGCCAGAAGTCCATCACGCGCATTTCGACCGATTCGCCCGTTGCGGGCAGCCCCAACCAGCCGTCGCCGAGGTGTGTCGCCTCCAGGCTCGGCCAGCCGGTCCACGCGCAGTACGTTCCCTCGGCGACGCGGATGTCGTCACTGTCGGCCTCTCTGTCGGGGAAGGCTTCGAGGAACGGCTCCTGATGATACGCCTGGAAGCCGTCGATACCGCGGGTACTGCCGATCCCTGCGGGACCATACCACATAAAGTCCTCGTGCCAGTACTCGTCCATCCCCATCCCGTCGATGCCCGCGTCTTCGTAGGATTCCAGCCCCTCGAAGATCATTCCCTCGACCAGTTCCAGCGTCTGCTCCGTTTCGGCGGCGTCCGCACTGTCGAGGAGGACGCCGTCCTGCGTCGTCGGTCCGGGGATGACGACCTCCGGAGCGAGCGCGGGCACGAACTGATAGCCGGCCTGCCGCAGCACGTCGAGCACGTCGACGAACAGACGGGTCTCGGCGATCTTGCCGTCCTCGAACCGATGGAACGTGCCGTGCCTGAGCCACGTCGCGTGCCCGGTCGCGGGGACGTCGAGCCAGTCGTTTTCGAACGTCCCGACGAAGTTGCCGGCGGCACACACCCACGTGCTGTCCCGAAACTCCCCGCCGAAGAGGATGTAATCGTTCTGTTCGAGGTCCGGGAACGATTCGAGGAGCGGCGCCCAGTAGCCGCGACTGATCTCGTCGCGGCCGGTGAGCCGTCCGATCGGCGCGGGACCGTGCCACTCCGCGTCCGGATGGTAATAGTCGCCCAACACGTCTCCGATCTGGTCGGTTCCGGTGTTCCGAATCGCCCCAGAGAACTCGTGGACTCGACGCTTGCACTGGCTGTAATCGTTGCTCATCGTTGACTACCGTCTATCGCTGCGTCCCACCGCCACAAAAACAATTCGGAGACTGAGGTGGAACACGACGGGATTCGGGCGGCCCGTCGGTGCGCAACCCGGCGGAGCAGCGGGTCAAGTGACGATAGCTATTTGTATCTCGGTGGAATCTCTCCTCGTATGCCCGAGAGTGCTCCAGTGGTTAGAACGCTCGACATCGCCGATACCGTCTACGACATCACCTGGCAGACCGCCGAGGAAGGCCCCGACATCACCCAGGGCGAACGCCACCGCTCGTACTTCTTCGACCTCCCCGGCGACGTTCCCACCCTCGTCGACACCTGTTTTCAGAACCGCGCCGAATACCTCTTCGAGGGGATCGAACAGACCGGCGTCGAACCCGAGCGGCTCATCATCACGCACCGACACCTCGACCACGTCGGGGCGTTCGACGAGGTAGTCGAGCGGTACGATCTGGAAACGTGGGTGCCCGAGGAGGACAACGTCGCCGAGATCGACGACTACGGCATCGACATCGAAACCGAACCGGATCACCTCTTCGGCGATAGGGAGCAGATCGGCCGGTTCGAG
This portion of the Halobellus litoreus genome encodes:
- a CDS encoding IclR family transcriptional regulator, whose protein sequence is MPDHGRELTTTATSLRILDAIDRLEGARMSEIAGELDLANSTVHAHLTTLRNHELVVKEGNEFYLGIKLFHLGEQARHRKPEYEIVRRHAHELSNRLNEEVAFAITEHGRSVIIFDENNDPAKEGFQVGRYFHMHNSASGKAMLAEFSRERVEEVLERWGLPAETENTIRSADELYEELERTRERGYSLNRQEALEGLMAVGMAITNPDGSVLGSLDVSGPPYRLSEEQIVPELRETVTQIEREIASRTEPSESAQ
- the gcvPB gene encoding aminomethyl-transferring glycine dehydrogenase subunit GcvPB, which codes for MNYRQATWERETESGEAVNEPLLSEKRTETVTHDDVDLPDELVRDELTLPEPAEPEVASHYTRLSQMNYSVEHGPYPLGSCTMKYNPKFTEDVAALEDGAIHPDRPDEYAQGTLAVLHGLQEYLAEIGGMDAVTLQPPAGAAGEFTGLLVARAYHRSNDEDDDRREVIVPASAHGTNFASAAMAGYDVVELPSDEDGRVPVDALEEAVGESTAALMLTNPNTLGLFERDIEEIAEIVHDAGGLLYYDGANLNALLGRARPGDMGFDIMHYNVHKTFASPHGGGGPGAGPIGVVDELTEFLPDPHVREADDGSFEFSEPPESVGKVHGFHGNWLVLLKTYAYISRLGDAGLKDTSAMAVLNANYLASQIDLDVPYGPFHHEFVASAGDVDAAEFAKGMLDEAVHPPTTKWPEIVDEALMTEPTEALSKDQLDVLADAFTAASQKTPEELAAAPTTTAAARIDQTSAARNPRLSWRDVEEAVEEVDE
- a CDS encoding ester cyclase is translated as MTTERKRLVHEFSQEIHGASAENVGDLLTDYYHADAEWHGPEPINAVEGPDAIADAYWGPLLESFPDLEKNDYILFAGEFEGGEWVCAAGNLVGTFENDWLDIPATGHATWLRYGEFHRVVDGKIAETRLLVDVLDVMRQAGYQFVPALAPEVVIPGPTTQDGVLLDEQDDEASEKTLQVVEGMIDGLHDYEEEGLDGMGLEKFWHEDFMWYGPAGTGTTRGIDGFQEYHQAPFLEAFPDREGGDHVARFAEGNYCASTGWPSVEATHLGDGWMGLPATDEPVGMRVMDFWRREGDKLAENWVLIDKIDLLQQMGVDVFERLRNDQQYF
- a CDS encoding ester cyclase: MTEDWRTADELDVERMIRQSTREIWDDKLVGKIYEYYDDDVVVHGGEGDIVGSEALVEDTLARLNAFPETEMNIEKIIWEGNPEDGYYTSMVRTITAENTGPTEYGPPTGKTMEENLGIANCLIQKVDGEWKYVEEWIAYDKLGYIKAVTDDDDPIHDY
- the lpdA gene encoding dihydrolipoyl dehydrogenase, with the translated sequence MSERFDTEVLVVGGGPAGYVAAIRAAQYDLDVTLVEMHALGGTCLNRGCIPSKALLSAANVAHDARTGSQMGISADVDVDFQRMVEWKDDVVGNMNRSVEKLCKANRVSLVNGRAAFEDEHSARIEGPNGESERLTFEYAVVATGSRPIELPGFEFHRPEVLDAKGALALDELPDSLVVVGAGYIGMELSTLFAKLGVEVTVVEALDSMMPAFSPDLVAPVASAASELGIETNYGELASECHPTDRGVAVTTEDVDSGDRREYEADAVLVAVGRTPVTDTIDLGRIGIEPDEDGFVRTDEYGRTAVDHVFAVGDVAGEPMLAHAGATEGEIAAAEIAGRDSSAVDRAIPAVAFTSPEIATVGLTEAEAEETDHAVSVGEFPMRASGRALTIGHTEGFVRLVCGDGGVVLGGQVVGPEASELISEITLAVEAGLSAGELAESIHPHPTLSESIEEAAANEQDLAIHTLNR
- the gcvPA gene encoding aminomethyl-transferring glycine dehydrogenase subunit GcvPA, which encodes MQRIQHDEADRTHELDESSPFAPQTPQEVEEMLSAIGAESVEELFDVPEAVAFDGDFDIEAKSEFEVVTEIEELLGRNADRTEFLGRGHYDHYVPSVVDYLSLRSEFLTSYTQYQPETSQGFLQALFEFQSMIVELTGLPVANCSMYDAATALGEAATLSARVRDTSGSRVLVPETIRSERRSVLENYADGAELAVETYPLADGNADLDALAELIDDDVVMVYAESPTTGGAIEERLSAVATLADDHEAAFCLGSDPVALALLQEPAAVGADIVVGDASVLGLSASHGMGLGLFAVTESYLRQAPGRLVGTSETADGRRAYTLTLQTREQHIRKERATSNICTNQAWVALRTAIHIASLGASGLSALAEESVTTAAEAAARLDDVDGVSAPVDDRHHFREFVARTDRPAAEVVSELAEQGFLVHEVGEFEIQVCVTETNSGALDDLVAAVREVLA
- the gcvH gene encoding glycine cleavage system protein GcvH codes for the protein MTHETPDELRYTDSHEWIDDSGDALRIGITDFAQDELGDVVFVELPAEGESLDSGDACAVVESIKAVSDIYTPVTGAVTATNDGVLDQPELLNTDPYGEGWLFEIDGAVPDEALGATDYREQIE
- the gcvT gene encoding glycine cleavage system aminomethyltransferase GcvT codes for the protein MSSKQTPLYESHCRAGADFTDFGGWEMPVSFDSIREEHRAVREGVGLFDVSHMGQLAVDGPEAETLLHRLTPSDVRGLEPGDALYSSFLRSDGVILDDIVVYDHPVESEYIVVPNAGHDEAMYDRLREHADRWSLDVTLANRTAELGMIAVQGPEAVDRVDAEADEQIDALEPFTTTETAIGDVECLVARTGYTGEDGVEIIFPGNEATAIDRRFDDVRRCGLGARDTLRLEAGLLLSGQDFHPEDEPHDPFEAGIGFVVDFGDEEFVGRSALEQARDEGVDERIVGLRLEERAIARHGHRIVADGDDVGQVTSGTMSPTLEIPIALGYVDAGSAASGTELAVSIRDRTVDATVVDTPFLESCGE